The following coding sequences are from one Primulina eburnea isolate SZY01 chromosome 15, ASM2296580v1, whole genome shotgun sequence window:
- the LOC140814280 gene encoding uncharacterized protein isoform X2 has translation METSEVDISDKQGKETKTTSSLASAYFGVVVADSIGREEALRLKSLAEQKYTANDIQFALKYAKRAHKLEPSLEGLSEMIEAFKIICAAATPIFPATTESTSGLPPDYYKILQLERFSHINAIKKQYKKLALTLHPDKNPLPASEEAFKFVGEAVSVLSDKIRRKEYDMRLRIVIQSQTEGLAVVGAETFWTACSTCRLLHKFERKYLGHSLMCPRCKKCFKAVEVTENAGIGENFEEVEVNEGIGAVPTRVSARIQEKVLKGEKVGVLEKFNLGLKRKINSVGKPLERSGEKVARYEDQDGGLVKCLKSKRVENVGNSGGSGDGAGLKRVGNSASGYRRSSGDCASGRSKRANIREEETMTLAQMQMLVKQKADVDKLGVKKKKDNNEKLQHKEGDREKMNNTKGNNEKLKPKEKASTKEKKMSSLKINSDSHSASKDENLDVMKKIASEYHSDVEIEVLRASKKGDPVIMPVEDSEFHDFDNARRARSFKKGQVWAAYDDDDGMPRHYALIDDVSVNPFEVSLSWLECESKGDEELMLRQKMGCPISCGRFKVSWKVMVKYRNLFSHIVDNERAARDLYRIYPKKGSIWALYQTNDLDTERSNPGVKDKRCYDIIVSLSSYSDIHGLSIASLEKVDGFRAVFKRREVGARAVQWLGKSDTKRFSHQIPAKKLCGNEATNLPQDCWELDPASLSPQVSTGL, from the exons ATGGAGACTAGTGAGGTGGATATATCGGATAAACAAGGAAAGGAGACAAAAACTACTTCTTCGCTG GCTTCTGCTTATTTTGGCGTAGTTGTGGCTGATTCGATTGGTCGAGAAGAAGCTCTCCGTCTTAAAAGCTTAGCAGAGCAAAAATACACCGCAAATGACATCCAATTTGCATTAAAATACGCCAAACGCGCCCATAAGCTTGAACCATCTCTTGAAGGGCTTTCAGAAATGATCGAGGCCTTCAAAATCATCTGTGCTGCTGCCACGCCCATTTTTCCAGCCACAACAGAAAGTACTTCCGGTCTTCCTCCAGATTACTACAAGATTCTTCAGTTAGAGCGCTTCTCGCACATCAATGCTATCAAGAAACAGTACAAGAAGCTGGCTTTAACCCTACATCCAGACAAAAACCCACTACCAGCGTCTGAGGAGGCGTTTAAGTTTGTGGGTGAGGCAGTGAGTGTTTTATCAGATAAGATTAGGAGAAAAGAGTATGACATGAGGCTTAGGATTGTGATTCAATCACAAACAGAGGGGTTGGCAGTTGTAGGAGCAGAGACGTTTTGGACGGCATGCTCGACATGCAGGCTACTGCATAAATTCGAGAGGAAATATTTGGGGCATAGTTTGATGTGTCCTAGGTGTAAGAAATGCTTTAAGGCTGTGGAGGTGACAGAGAATGCTGGAATTGGAGAAAATTTTGAAGAAGTGGAGGTTAACGAGGGGATTGGAGCTGTGCCTACAAGGGTAAGTGCTAGGATTCAGGAGAAAGTGTTGAAGGGTGAAAAAGTAGGGGTTTTGGAGAAGTTTAATTTGGGGCTGAAGCGGAAAATCAATAGCGTGGGGAAGCCTTTGGAGAGGTCGGGGGAGAAAGTGGCAAGATATGAGGATCAAGATGGTGGGTTGGTGAAGTGTTTAAAGTCGAAGAGAGTGGAAAATGTTGGAAATTCGGGTGGAAGTGGTGATGGAGCAGGCTTGAAAAGAGTGGGAAACTCTGCCAGTGGATACAGAAGGAGTAGTGGCGACTGTGCAAGTGGAAGGTCCAAGAGAGCAAATATTCGAGAAGAAGAAACGATGACGTTGGCGCAAATGCAGATGTTGGTAAAACAAAAGGCAGATGTGGATAAGTTGGGAgtgaaaaaaaagaaagataatAATGAGAAGTTGCAGCATAAGGAGGGAGACAGAGAGAAAATGAATAACACTAAAGGCAATAACGAGAAGTTGAAGCCAAAAGAAAAGGCCTCGACCAAGGAAAAAAAAATGTCGAGCTTGAAGATAAATAGTGATAGCCATAGTGCTTCAAAGGATGAGAATTTGGACGTTATGAAGAAAATAGCTTCTGAATATCATTCAGATGTGGAGATTGAGGTGCTTAGAGCATCAAAAAAAGGTGATCCGGTGATAATGCCTGTGGAAGATTCAGAATTCCATGATTTTGACAATGCTCGAAGGGCAAGGAGTTTCAAGAAAGGACAAGTCTGGGCAGCATATGATGATGACGATGGAATGCCAAGGCATTATGCACTAATTGATGATGTCTCTGTGAATCCGTTTGAGGTATCTTTAAGTTGGTTAGAATGTGAATCTAAGGGAGATGAGGAACTAATGCTTAGGCAGAAAATGGGATGTCCCATATCATGTGGGAGATTTAAGGTTTCTTGGAAAGTTATGGTTAAATATCGAAATTTGTTCTCTCACATCGTGGATAACGAAAGAGCAGCAAGAGACCTTTATCGAATTTATCCCAAGAAAGGTTCTATTTGGGCACTCTACCAGACAAATGATTTAGATACTGAAAGAAGTAACCCAGGGGTCAAAGATAAGCGATGCTACGATATTATTGTCTCCTTGAGCAGTTACAGCGATATTCATGGCTTGAGTATAGCTTCTCTGGAGAAAGTCGATGGGTTCAGGGCAGTTTTCAAGAGACGAGAAGTCGGGGCTCGTGCTGTCCAATGGCTTGGAAAAAGCGATACTAAGCGTTTTTCGCATCAGATTCCCGCGAAGAAACTCTGTGGCAACGAAGCCACCAACCTTCCCCAGGATTGCTGGGAATTGGATCCTGCTTCACTTAGTCCTCAGGTGTCTACAGGGTTATAG
- the LOC140814280 gene encoding uncharacterized protein isoform X1 yields METSEVDISDKQGKETKTTSSLEQASAYFGVVVADSIGREEALRLKSLAEQKYTANDIQFALKYAKRAHKLEPSLEGLSEMIEAFKIICAAATPIFPATTESTSGLPPDYYKILQLERFSHINAIKKQYKKLALTLHPDKNPLPASEEAFKFVGEAVSVLSDKIRRKEYDMRLRIVIQSQTEGLAVVGAETFWTACSTCRLLHKFERKYLGHSLMCPRCKKCFKAVEVTENAGIGENFEEVEVNEGIGAVPTRVSARIQEKVLKGEKVGVLEKFNLGLKRKINSVGKPLERSGEKVARYEDQDGGLVKCLKSKRVENVGNSGGSGDGAGLKRVGNSASGYRRSSGDCASGRSKRANIREEETMTLAQMQMLVKQKADVDKLGVKKKKDNNEKLQHKEGDREKMNNTKGNNEKLKPKEKASTKEKKMSSLKINSDSHSASKDENLDVMKKIASEYHSDVEIEVLRASKKGDPVIMPVEDSEFHDFDNARRARSFKKGQVWAAYDDDDGMPRHYALIDDVSVNPFEVSLSWLECESKGDEELMLRQKMGCPISCGRFKVSWKVMVKYRNLFSHIVDNERAARDLYRIYPKKGSIWALYQTNDLDTERSNPGVKDKRCYDIIVSLSSYSDIHGLSIASLEKVDGFRAVFKRREVGARAVQWLGKSDTKRFSHQIPAKKLCGNEATNLPQDCWELDPASLSPQVSTGL; encoded by the exons ATGGAGACTAGTGAGGTGGATATATCGGATAAACAAGGAAAGGAGACAAAAACTACTTCTTCGCTG GAGCAGGCTTCTGCTTATTTTGGCGTAGTTGTGGCTGATTCGATTGGTCGAGAAGAAGCTCTCCGTCTTAAAAGCTTAGCAGAGCAAAAATACACCGCAAATGACATCCAATTTGCATTAAAATACGCCAAACGCGCCCATAAGCTTGAACCATCTCTTGAAGGGCTTTCAGAAATGATCGAGGCCTTCAAAATCATCTGTGCTGCTGCCACGCCCATTTTTCCAGCCACAACAGAAAGTACTTCCGGTCTTCCTCCAGATTACTACAAGATTCTTCAGTTAGAGCGCTTCTCGCACATCAATGCTATCAAGAAACAGTACAAGAAGCTGGCTTTAACCCTACATCCAGACAAAAACCCACTACCAGCGTCTGAGGAGGCGTTTAAGTTTGTGGGTGAGGCAGTGAGTGTTTTATCAGATAAGATTAGGAGAAAAGAGTATGACATGAGGCTTAGGATTGTGATTCAATCACAAACAGAGGGGTTGGCAGTTGTAGGAGCAGAGACGTTTTGGACGGCATGCTCGACATGCAGGCTACTGCATAAATTCGAGAGGAAATATTTGGGGCATAGTTTGATGTGTCCTAGGTGTAAGAAATGCTTTAAGGCTGTGGAGGTGACAGAGAATGCTGGAATTGGAGAAAATTTTGAAGAAGTGGAGGTTAACGAGGGGATTGGAGCTGTGCCTACAAGGGTAAGTGCTAGGATTCAGGAGAAAGTGTTGAAGGGTGAAAAAGTAGGGGTTTTGGAGAAGTTTAATTTGGGGCTGAAGCGGAAAATCAATAGCGTGGGGAAGCCTTTGGAGAGGTCGGGGGAGAAAGTGGCAAGATATGAGGATCAAGATGGTGGGTTGGTGAAGTGTTTAAAGTCGAAGAGAGTGGAAAATGTTGGAAATTCGGGTGGAAGTGGTGATGGAGCAGGCTTGAAAAGAGTGGGAAACTCTGCCAGTGGATACAGAAGGAGTAGTGGCGACTGTGCAAGTGGAAGGTCCAAGAGAGCAAATATTCGAGAAGAAGAAACGATGACGTTGGCGCAAATGCAGATGTTGGTAAAACAAAAGGCAGATGTGGATAAGTTGGGAgtgaaaaaaaagaaagataatAATGAGAAGTTGCAGCATAAGGAGGGAGACAGAGAGAAAATGAATAACACTAAAGGCAATAACGAGAAGTTGAAGCCAAAAGAAAAGGCCTCGACCAAGGAAAAAAAAATGTCGAGCTTGAAGATAAATAGTGATAGCCATAGTGCTTCAAAGGATGAGAATTTGGACGTTATGAAGAAAATAGCTTCTGAATATCATTCAGATGTGGAGATTGAGGTGCTTAGAGCATCAAAAAAAGGTGATCCGGTGATAATGCCTGTGGAAGATTCAGAATTCCATGATTTTGACAATGCTCGAAGGGCAAGGAGTTTCAAGAAAGGACAAGTCTGGGCAGCATATGATGATGACGATGGAATGCCAAGGCATTATGCACTAATTGATGATGTCTCTGTGAATCCGTTTGAGGTATCTTTAAGTTGGTTAGAATGTGAATCTAAGGGAGATGAGGAACTAATGCTTAGGCAGAAAATGGGATGTCCCATATCATGTGGGAGATTTAAGGTTTCTTGGAAAGTTATGGTTAAATATCGAAATTTGTTCTCTCACATCGTGGATAACGAAAGAGCAGCAAGAGACCTTTATCGAATTTATCCCAAGAAAGGTTCTATTTGGGCACTCTACCAGACAAATGATTTAGATACTGAAAGAAGTAACCCAGGGGTCAAAGATAAGCGATGCTACGATATTATTGTCTCCTTGAGCAGTTACAGCGATATTCATGGCTTGAGTATAGCTTCTCTGGAGAAAGTCGATGGGTTCAGGGCAGTTTTCAAGAGACGAGAAGTCGGGGCTCGTGCTGTCCAATGGCTTGGAAAAAGCGATACTAAGCGTTTTTCGCATCAGATTCCCGCGAAGAAACTCTGTGGCAACGAAGCCACCAACCTTCCCCAGGATTGCTGGGAATTGGATCCTGCTTCACTTAGTCCTCAGGTGTCTACAGGGTTATAG
- the LOC140815609 gene encoding uncharacterized protein translates to MVTSKFEGLRMEDKESILEYDCRLRQLSNESHGLGDPIPNERLVNKVLRSLPERFNVKVCAIEESKDTSNINLDELMSSLRTFEMNLDLQKKDKGKTIALEASTESYDEILQLSKEVDKSDLGEESISLFTKKFSDYLKTMREKKRIGQKSGLPNNNIFTKAQKFTPMKGQVRPKTEVQVQSNVRNLDSVQCRECSGYGHYANECANRLRKNKGMTVTLSDEESEDDQGSNESENHTSLSTVIKEKRSMQINPLGVATGVAIPGRNTASNPVCLNSTVLGESSQSETQEVDDDEVTLESVQSMYEELYEDWIKRTKGNAILSKENVELKSQISRLEVILSKKDLELCKVKEELREATQVLAKMNSSSSKLDSLLMIGQNDKAGLGYSNSLFETGESSNAKEKPTVFVKGSVETPNTTHTEKSAPSKVRMSIKKSKSRKRHFICHYCFRPGHIKPYCFKLREDYKRWESEQVSSQVLYNTRRNTANRKPMVKKVWVPKAQIQCSVIYTSLKTNIAGIWYFDSGCSRHMTGSKDHLIDFVELRSGHVTYGGGAKGRIAGKGTLNVDGLPNLHNVLYVEGLNSNLISISQLCDDGLHVKFDKDNCEVFDKTNTRILTGTRSVDNCYQLGEDIVSNHSKVSELNMWHQKLGHANFKTLKNLGKYDAVRCMPNLSSGIPYVCGACQKDLTGKTIEDDVDGLLNVSEPLPNTDVAPGVVTPKPTPALAEANDEPEENGEDDVDVTNGSDIPSKIQKNHPSSQIIGETFEGMQTRRKEKVDYRKMMGLVCMTSVYSQVSHSCFVSLIEPKNVNEALIDEFWVNAMHEELEQFVRNDVWDLVPRPDNVNSDFYLLLLVTWI, encoded by the exons ATGGTGACATCAAAGTTCGAAGGTTTGAGAATGGAGGACAAGGAGTCCATTCTTGAGTATGACTGCCGGTTGAGACAACTCTCAAATGAATCACATGGCCTAGGAGATCCCATACCAAACGAAAGATTGGTAAACAAGGTTCTGAGATCTCTTCCTGAGAGATTCAATGTCAAAGTTTGCGCCATTGAGGAATCTAAAGACACTTCAAACATCAACCTGGATGAACTCATGAGTTCTCTAAGAACTTTTGAAATGAATCTTGATCTGCAGAAAAAGGATAAAGGGAAGACAATAGCCCTTGAAGCCTCAACCGAATCATATGATGAAATTCTTCAACTATCCAAAGAAGTGGATAAGTCTGATTTAGGTGAAGAATCGATCTCTCTGTTTACTAAGAAATTTAGTGATTACTTGAAGACCAtgagagaaaagaagagaaTTGGGCAAAAATCTGGGCTGCCCAATAACAACATTTTTACAAAAGCTCAAAAGTTTACTCCTATGAAAGGACAGGTTCGACCAAAAACCGAAGTGCAAGTTCAATCTAATGTCAGAAACCTGGACTCAGTGCAATGTAGAGAGTGTTCGGGATATGGACACTATGCCAATGAGTGTGCCAATCGTCTTAGGAAAAACAAAGGCATGACTGTTACCCTGAGTGATGAAGAATCTGAAGATGATCAAGGATCAAATGAATCTGAAAATCACACATCATTATCTACTGTGATCAAGGAGAAACGCTCAATGCAAATCAATCCGTTGGGTGTTGCCACAGGTGTTGCAATACCTGGTCGCAACACCGCTTCGAATCCTGTATGCCTTAATTCGACAGTCCTTGGGGAGTCAAGTCAGTCCGAAACACAAGAggttgatgatgatgaagtcACCCTAGAAAGTGTGCAGTCAATGTACGAAGAACTGTATGAAGACTGGATCAAAAGAACAAAAGGAAATGCAATTCTCTCCAAAGAGAACGTTGAGCTGAAGTCTCAAATATCACGACTTGAAGTAATCCtgagcaagaaagatctggAATTATGCAAAGTCAAGGAAGAACTGAGAGAAGCAACTCAGGTACTTGCCAAGATGAATTCAAGTTCATCCAAGCTTGACTCACTTTTGATGATTGGACAGAATGATAAGGCTGGACTTGGTTATTCGAATAGTCTGTTCGAAACTGGAGAATCTTCCAATGCAAAGGAAAAACCAACTGTTTTTGTGAAAGGAAGTGTTGAAACCCCCAATACCACACATACTGAAAAGAGTGCACCATCAAAAGTGCGAATGTCTATCAAGAAGTCTAAATCCAGAAAACGCCACTTTATCTGCCACTACTGTTTCAGACCTGGACACATCAAACCCTACTGTTTTAAACTGAGAGAGGATTACAAGAGATGGGAATCTGAACAGGTGTCGTCACAGGTGTTGTACAACACCCGGCGCAACACTGCCAACAGAAAACCGATGGTAAAAAAGGTTTGGGTACCAAAGGCACAGATTCAATGCTCTGTTATTTATACTTCATTAAAGACTAACATTGCAGGAATATGGTACTTTGACAGTGGCTGCTCgcgccacatgacaggttctAAAGACCACTTGATTGACTTTGTTGAACTAAGGAGTGGTCATGTGACATATGGTGGTGGTGCTAAAGGAAGAATTGCTGGGAAAGGAACCTTGAATGTTGATGGATTGCCTAATCTACACAATGTGCTCTATGTCGAAGGgcttaactcaaacttaataagcataagtcaactttgtgacGATGGTTTGcatgttaagtttgataaagaCAATTGTGAAGTGTTTGATAAGACTAATACTCGCATTTTGACAGGTACTAGGTCTGTTGATAATTGCTATCAACTTGGAGAAGACATAGTGAGCAATCATTCAAAGGTGAGCGAATTAAACATGTGGCATCAAAAATTAGGACATGCAAACTTCAAGACATTAAAGAATCTTGGTAAGTACGATGCTGTGAGATGTATGCCTAATTTATCCTCTGGAATTCCGTATGTTTGTGGTGCATGTCAAAAAG ATCTGACGGGAAAAACAATCGAGGATGATGTTGATGGGCTGCTGAATGTAAGTGAGCCACTGCCTAACACAGATGTTGCACCCGGTGTTGTAACACCGAAGCCAACACCTGCACTGGCAGAAGCAAATGATGAACCAGAAGAAAATGGGGAAGATGATGTTGATGTAACAAATGGGTCTGACATTCCCAGcaagattcagaaaaatcatccttCGTCCCAGATCATTGGAGAGACATTTGAAGGAATGCAAActagaagaaaggagaaggTGGACTATCGGAAAATGATGGGACTAGTATGCATGACTTCCGTATACTCTCAGGTAAGccattcttgttttgtttctctaattgaacccaaaaatgttAATGAAGCCTTAATAGATGAATTTTGGGTCAATGCTATGCATGAGgaacttgaacaatttgttaGAAATGATGTGTGGGATTTGGTTCCTAGACCTGATAATGTGAAT TCCGACTTTTACTTGCTATTGCTTGTCACATggatataa